In the Primulina eburnea isolate SZY01 chromosome 15, ASM2296580v1, whole genome shotgun sequence genome, TCATTAttacttattttaaaaaaaaaaatctacaagTCAAGTTACATAAATGTCTTTATGTTTAAGTGTAAATATATCATTAAATTTGATTAGATATATACACTTACTTGTACCCTTAACATTAAATCTATCCATACTCATTTCAGTCGACTCCAAACCTAAATCTCTCTTCCGTCGACCCCCTTTCATTTTCTTTCTGGCGACGACCCTTCCCGGAAATTCTCGACGCAGATCTCCTCACATCGACAAACTCAATCGGACAAATGACTAACAAAAATCTGGTAATGTTAACgtttattttgatatattttttctGTTCCTCGATTGACTAGCTTGAAGAAGAAAGGGTCAATCCAAACGTGGGTCGACTCATGCCTGGGTCGGTGGACCCATACTTGGGTCGACTAAAAAACATTGGGTCGACCCAAGCTCTTGTTGACCCAACATTGAGTCGACCCAAATacttttgtgatttttttttatgtatttatttatattcTTAACAGGTCTATTTATTCTGTTGTTTATAgtcaaatttaattaataaaaacaattattttgttGCTTATGGTCAAAGGTCCAACAACGTTTTGGGTACGTAAAACATTCTagaatatttataaaatttcgaCATCTGATGATAAAATGACAAATTATCTTATTCGAACTCAAAAAAATTTATCGTGAACGATCGACATTTCATCTCATTCTCGAAAACACTAGTATTTGTATGTCATAAATTACAAGAAAATAATGGAATCGAGGCTTCCGATAAAaggttatttttttttaaaaaaaaagagcaATTTAGTCTTACAAAAAATCCAAAACATTTTAACAATTTAGACTCTATTTCGGGTCAAAATTACTCCAAAGTTAATCAACGTTCTTACCTTTGGTCCAAAATTATGGCTATTGGTGAGGACACATTTCACACCTAgtttttcactttttttttcttgaatttgttGGCTGCATGAAACTTCGCCACACCTCTCTCAACGTCTTCTCTTTGCTTATTCAAATGTTTGTGATGTAATTAAATTCTTAAATACCACCCCTTTCCTTCTTATTTCTCACTTACAATCAGGTGCAGATCCAGGATTTTAGGTTTGAAGGGTCGTATATTAACTGACGTCAATGTACGACGGTGTTGAAGCTATCAATTTCGTATGGGAGTTGTCATTTTCATTCTTTTGACTTGtggtttatgatttatttttctaaaatcttATGTGTTGAGTGCGAGAAatatagaaaagaaaaaaatttgagaACTAAAGGGCAAGAACATTGagttaagtaaaaaaaaaagtcacggaagaaaaaatattttttaaaattttcgaggGCAAAAAAATATGCCACTACTagcaaaatcaaattttaaattagaTTTTGGTTTCGCAAGAGATGTGATCAATGCTTAACGTCAATACATAAAAAAGACAAAATTTAATTCAACTCAATAATAAAGATTGAAATTGAATCGATTGAAAAATATCGAAGATGGACCCATTACAACACTAAGTTCAAGATAATTAAAATactttttttattcaaatgatatttgtttTGCCTCTTCAGTTGTCAATTCGATTATTtggtgtttaaaaaaaatatacatcGAGTGGTCGATAAGATATTATTTGTCGATAATAAGATGAttcctaaatatatatatatatatatatatatatatatatatatatatatatatatatatataaagcagagtttttgccaaaaatagtaatttcccgccaaaatgtcatttctaaaaaaggaaaaatttatcatgaatattgatatatgtgtactgcaataaatgatcgtttcaattattgtttgcattgattatatcaattcatttaattcaattttgaatttgattaatttttatatcaattcaaatttaatttatgtattatatgtttttttattttttttattcaaattaaaactaaactctattgaaaacataaattatattaaaaattttgcattaattatatcaatcagtttaattaaaaactgtataaataaatttaaaatacaaatgattgAAATGTTCAATATCACTCATGAggtaatcattcaaaaataaaatttcaattttaagtaaCTTCCTGCTCAAATTACTTACTGAAAcagaaatacaatatttaataatcataaatttttgatcccaaatacatattatttcgaaatctatatatatatttatatctatATCAAATTTCGAACTCACTAATATCTATACATACATAAAGTGAGTTTTTGTCTAAAATACCAAGTTCCCGCCAAAATGATAATCACAAACAAAGAAAGATATATCATTAATGTCAAAATGTGGATTgcaataaataattgaaaacatttaattttatgcgatttttattaatatttttttaataaaaaattatatattttctttttaaaaaaattcatatgtgaattgatgaaaatttaaaatataaacttcAATTATTGCTTGAAttgattatatcatttcatttattagtttaaatttgaatttaatttatttttatatcaatttaaaTATAATCTATGAATTATGTGTTTTTATATTCTTTATTCAAATTGAAACCGAACtcaattgaaaatataaactattttgaaataattcaaaaatacatttagTACTTAAACTCTGATTAGTTCGTTGATACGATCTACTAGCATATGGAAATTAAACAACAGAAATTCAagtttaaaatgtatttttcattatcaaaatgttattatttttttctcatacattttattgtattatttatatttattttattttatatttcacAGATATATATAgacaaagttttttttttgtcaaaaataatatgttataaAAAAAGTATCATTATTTATGTATTCACATACCGCATTAATATTTGAAACAAATAAGAAATAAATACGTAATTAAATGTGAattgttttcaatttattttttaaaagtcaaatttaaatttgatgttttttgatgtaatattatgtttttcatatttttaaaagaatgtCTGTGAATTGTTGTTATGTAACTTaaatgaattttaaaatatgtattttaataGAATTATgtgtttataaaaaaatttaccatGTCCAACATAAGGATTCTTCCCAAAATTACTCAACTCTTGCCAACTTGTATTTCAGCTTcacaaaaaatatttgtttgaacATTTAAGTTTTGGTGATGTAGTCTCTTCAAAAAATTAgttcaaaaaatattaaaatttcagATAACCGAGAAACAGTAGCCGATAAATTCAGCAGACCACTTGTattcttatcagaaaattaaCTAAGGTCTACCGAAATGAACGAACAACCATCACTGAATATCAGCTCTCTAATGAATCTTGTAAATGATCATTTATGACTTTgacttatttatttaattaatggaaTATAAATTCAGCAAATCAAACATTCAAAGAATGATCAACATTCTATTTAAGTAGAATATATTCTGACCTTTGTTTGTCCATGTCAAAAGCATTATTTTTTGCCTTTTATTTTTGGATCATGATAAACGATACATGGCATGCTGTATTATTGCATTTATGACCTTGGTAAGAATATTCTTTAGTCGTTTAGATCCGAACATTAAAAATCATCTATAAAAGGCCAACGTATGGTTCACCGAAAAAATAAGACACATACTTGTGCTATATATCATCTATTGACTCGTTATTCTTGTTATACTTATTTGCATTTATCTCATTGTTTGAGTGAGTTATTGTAACTGACAGAAAGAGTTTTCTGATAAGAAACATGTTTAAACTCTTATATAGTTGATATTAAGAGTTTCCGTGGGGTAATTTTTAAGTACTACTGAATTGAGTGTTTATATAAATTGTAAATATCAAAATCTTTTCGTGGATACCTTATGAAAACAGAAGAAGGAGATACGTATAAAAGTTTTAGTTTTCGAACTTGTGTTTTACTTGTTGCATTACTAATTTTGTATATATTCACAAAATCTCGGTAGACTCATTTTGCATCGCACATCAATTGTTTGTTGAACTTTGACGATCAAGATCAGACTTATTTTGTAAACGCCATTAGAGGTCACCTAAAAGGTAGAATTGAAAAAATTGTGAATTTTTAATCATCTCCCTCTTGAACACATCTGTCTATTTAAACAATAACaaatgttcttttttttttttttttcaaaaaaaattccaaTCCAAGTACACAATAATACAaataatttttgtaaaaatttAATTAGATAAAGCATTTTctttacaaaaataatttaGAAAACTCTTTAAAAAACTCAACTTGACAGAGTATTTTTTAACAAGTTGTGTTTGACTGCAACTTTATGTAATAATTATTGATCCTACATcaatcaaataattaattatttaactcaTGTGAATCAAATAATTGAATATTAAATCACAACATTATCCTCaatatctttatttatttatattttttaattattgaaaatgataaaattttaatttatgatcttattttaaatttaatcaaccaaattaaatatattattatttattcaatatcctattcaaatattttaatattcataatctatctatattatatattaagcAATATGACCtcataaaaaaaacttatttggTATGGCCAATTGCACCAaagtaaaattattattttaccaCTCACTAAAGTATAATttcacaaatataatattaatcttgttttataatataaatcaaattaattaaaaaattgattaaaatccaaataaattttttaaaaagtaaaaaactTTACAtgaacataataataataatattactgTTATCCAAACAATTTCATCAACCCAACTAAACGGATCCTTGAAGGATCCAATTAGGTCGGCCCGATAACAAGCTATACAAACCCAAATTGTAAAATGGCACGTGGCCCAATATCTAAATGGGCCCAATGGTTCGACACAAATGTTAATTTGCTTAttagttattattttatttttcatgaaatcacaaataatttgtcacaaataaaattatattcttCTATTGAAAAGTAAGAAATATGATTTAGATAATACGTTAAACCTACTAATAGTAAGATAATTCCAAAAATTTAatggaaaataaaaataatttttttagtcagtagatttatttattttcgagtTGAGCTCGACTCGACTAAGTTCGATCAAAGCTCGAGTTCGAATTTGTTTAAGTCCGAGTTAGAGTAACTCGAACCCGTGATCGAGTTGTGTAGGCCAGGGTATCCGCGGGGTGGAACACGAAGTCAAAATAGAGTTGGGAGTTAATTAAAGACACGAGGGTGTAGAGAAAACACTTTACTGAATTTAATTGTCCGAGATGGAATGGCAAAGCGACGACAAGGAGCTTAAGGCCGCCGGCGCCGAGCTTCTCGGAGGAGGAATCGTCGGAATTCGCCTCCGCGGCTGGGAGATCGAGTCCTGCAAGCGTTCGATTCTCAGCTCCTCACTGGTTCAACAGTACTAATTTTATTTCCCTCCCTTAGTGTTTGTGCATATGATTAATATGACTGTTTTTGTAGTGTGTTTGTTAGTTTGTGTGATTAATTGCGTATATTGTATGTGCTTGGGACCATTTGTTtagaaaagaagaagaagaatgtcTGCTGATGCATTTTTAAGGATGAATTGGAACGTGGTGGTTTGTTGAGAGATAATTATTTGTATGCTATTAGAATCTTCAGAAAAAAGTGCGAAGATTAATGACGGAAATAAACGAAGGTGAGGAAATAATCTAGTCTTGTCATCTATCAgctgatcaatgtcaatgccAAGAGGACACGGTTTAACTTTAATGCCTCAAGGTGCTGTTTTTCTACAGAAAAATCATCTTGTTGCAGTTTCTCATCCATCTTTTCTCGGCTGGAAATAAATGTTAATAATTTAAGGATGTAACACACTTTATCTGGATGACATGGTGTAAACTTGAAAGGGATAACTGCATACGATGAGAAACATAGAATAATTAGATAACGGGGTTTGAAAGAGTCATGGACAGTTGTTGGATGTCAGAATAAGAAGGAACATCtttgaaagaattttttttcctcGTGATTCTACTATTTCCCGTGGATTGATATGCCTGCATACCGGATTTCAGTTATTCTAAATTCCTTTCATTCCTCTGCAACCCCCTTTGAAGTATGTTAAGTGTTCCTCGTTCATAAGCAGCTGGAAAAATTGAACGTTTCATGCATACTAGTTAATCAACTGTAACTGATATCATAAATTTCGATGTTCTCCTGAGGACCGTAATTCTAAAACATTTGAAAGTTATTTAAAGTATCCCTTCATATAGTATTTTTTCACCTTAAAGTGTTACTAGATTAATTCGATGAAGCACTCTCTGATCCTCTGCATCCAAATCATTGTATTCTTTTGTGGCTTACTAGAAGATGTTTTGTTTCTCAATGagttgaaaataaattggtcGTTTAGCTATGCCTATTATTCTGTCCAGCTTTGTAACCTGTGTATACGTATACCTGCAGGTGGGAAGAGAAGCTTCAAACATCCCACTTGCCAGAGATGGTTTTTGGGGAGAGTTTTTTGGTTCTTAAGCATGCAAATAGtggaattaaaatttattttaatgcacTTGATGCTCTATGTGGATGGAAGCAGGAGGCATTACCTCCGGTTGAAGTTCCTGCAGCTGCTAAATGGAAATTTCGAAAGTATTATGTACTAGATATCTATCTTTTTTACTGATCTTTATTACTAATGTACAAATTGTTTAACACCACAACCTCAACAAAATCATATGATTTTATATTAGTTTCTGAGGAATGTGGAATTTGTATCGAAGTAATGCATGGCCGTTACATACAAGTTTCCTGAGTATAATGGAGTGTGTTTGTTACCCTAGCGGCTTGTGGATGTTAAATTGATTTATGCAATTCTTATGGTTGTAGGTATGTTATATGCACATATGCGCTATCATACATTTTTAATGGATGTGTCTCACTGTTTTATTTTAGTTACTTTATTTTGTATGCATTCTTAGATGTCAGTTACCTATTCGTGGTTcggtaaaaaataatattgttttcTCACAATGTTAATTTAAGATAGAAGATATGATTTCTCACATCGTAAATCAAATGAACCATTTCCTCCTCTAACTGCTGAGTCTTGTTCTAGAAAAGAAGCCTAGTTATGGGGACAAGTCTTCCATTTTACTTTTGATATTTTTAGTTCTCAATGTCagtatttcagagttgattgtGATGTTTCTGTGTTTTCGCCTGTTTTCATGGAGAAATTCACATGTTTAAGGCATAGCCTAGCCATCTTAGGCATCCAGCACTGATTTTCTAGCTGCACAATTCAACGCCACCAAATCAAGATGTATGAAATTTATCAATACTAATATGATTCAACCTTGTGGCCTTTTGTGGTCCAAGTCTCTTTCATATTCATTAACCTGGAGCTTTAGGAGTTATACAAAACTGTACTTTTTCATTCTTTGGAGGGAGTCATATTGTCCATAGTATTCCACGTCATTTCACACCTTCCCTACATGGCTACACCTTTTCTCTGatctgttttttatttttaatcttgCAGCAAGCCTACCGATCAGGTGATACTGGACTATGATTATACCTTCACAACGCCATACCGCGGAAGCACTGCTATCGAAATGAATCTCGAGGTGTGTCTTCTTTCTGTGTTGCGTCCAagcttagtttttttttttccctcaAAGTAATGTGGATCGACTGTAGTAGTTGTTGATCTATAGGTTTGAGATAAAAGGATGATCACGTCCAGTGACTTTGTCTTTTCCACCTCTTAATCTGCTAGGACTTGACACATTCGAATTTATTGTCCAACTTTTGTTCTACTCTTGACAAAATGAAGGTTTCCACGAATCGTGTGTCAGATGATTCAACTTTGTGTAATTACTGTTTCATTTGAGGTCCTAATGCATGGTTTTATTCGTTTACAAGACTGGGAGAAGAGCTTCAGAGGAAAACAACCGCAGCCTTCATTGGGAAGACTGCCAAGAGCAGATTGATATGGCTGCTTTGGCAGCTAAAGAGCCTATTCTTTTCTATGATGAGGTTTGTATTCTGTTGATTGGTGATTCATGAGGCATTAAGGGACAATTCATTGGTATGAATGTCTTTACCTGGTTTACTTGTTTATGCCGTATTTAATATGACAGATTGTATTGTATGAAGATGAATTGGCTGATAATGGCATCTCTCTTTTGACAGTCAAAGTGGTAAATCTTAATAGTTTTGCtatatattttctttctttcttgaaTGGACCGAGGACACAAATTTCTCTGTATTCCGATGATTGTGCAGAGAGTCATGCCCAGTGGTTGGTTTCTCCTCTTGCGCTTCTGGGTGAgtcttttgagaattttctctttaaGATATTAACTTTGACAGTTGACATCACTGCTTCCAAATTTTGATCACGATTTCTGATA is a window encoding:
- the LOC140814797 gene encoding TIP41-like protein, whose amino-acid sequence is MEWQSDDKELKAAGAELLGGGIVGIRLRGWEIESCKRSILSSSLVQQWEEKLQTSHLPEMVFGESFLVLKHANSGIKIYFNALDALCGWKQEALPPVEVPAAAKWKFRNKPTDQVILDYDYTFTTPYRGSTAIEMNLETGRRASEENNRSLHWEDCQEQIDMAALAAKEPILFYDEIVLYEDELADNGISLLTVKVRVMPSGWFLLLRFWLRVDGVLMRLRDTRMHCIFRESNEPIVLRESCWREATFHAMSSKGYPKDSAAYSDPGIISERLPIVRRETQKLQ